One Malus domestica chromosome 11, GDT2T_hap1 genomic region harbors:
- the LOC103448038 gene encoding uncharacterized protein At1g08160-like has product MPTSSSQPSQAPKAKSNLIRTIAIVLLASIVILGLVVLITWLIVRPKRLVYTIEDGSIQNFNLTNNHLSADFDFVIRSYNPNKRVSIYYDSIGATVNYNDQTLAFSGIEPFYQRRRNVTRFDVKFTAPSTALSSSVSKDLMLEKRSGKIQFDVWLKARIRFKVGALKSHHRTLRVSCSPVLELSRPKNLKRTYCYADI; this is encoded by the coding sequence ATGCCTACTTCTTCATCACAACCCTCGCAAGCACCAAAAGCAAAGTCAAATCTAATTAGAACCATTGCTATAGTCTTGCTAGCTTCAATTGTCATTTTGGGTCTTGTGGTGCTCATCACCTGGCTCATTGTGAGGCCGAAACGCCTTGTTTACACCATCGAAGATGGTTCGATCCAAAACTTCAACCTAACCAATAACCACCTCTCAGCGGATTTTGATTTTGTCATCAGATCCTATAATCCCAACAAAAGAGTCTCCATATACTATGACTCTATTGGCGCTACAGTGAATTACAATGACCAGACTCTGGCATTTTCCGGGATTGAACCCTTCTATCAGCGCCGTCGAAATGTGACCCGCTTTGATGTCAAGTTCACGGCTCCCTCCACTGCACTTTCCAGCTCTGTCTCTAAGGATCTAATGCTTGAGAAAAGATCAGGCAAGATTCAGTTTGATGTTTGGCTCAAGGCAAGGATTAGGTTTAAGGTCGGAGCTTTGAAGTCACACCACCGCACTCTAAGGGTTTCGTGTTCCCCAGTGTTGGAGTTATCAAGGCCTAAGAATTTGAAAAGGACGTACTGTTATGCTGATATTTGA